The genomic DNA TGCTCCGAATTCTCTGAACTTCCGCACGCGGCAAAGCTCGCCGTCGATTGCAGCCCAGTCGCGATCCGATCGGAGAACCTTATCCACGGCTTTCCAAGGCTTCGATGGTCCGATTGCTCCATCGAAACAGCAGGAATGACACAGCTGTAGTAGCCCCAAGGCTCAAGAGGAAGGTTGCACCTGGCACCTCGCTCCATGACCGGCGGGCTACTACCACCGCCACAATCCCAATAATCAGGATGGCGTTGGCTACAAGGAAGAGACCCGACGCCAATTGGATCGCTCCAAGGGCGAAACTCCCGAGCATATTGACCGCGCCCTCGGCCCTCTGCCGTTCAAGATCGGGAGCTGCGGGCCGAGCCGTGTCAGCAGGGGATTCCTCGATCATCGGCGTGTCCTTCCACCAAGCCCAACGTGGAATGAGGTATAATAGCCCGTGGACTGAAAAGCACCATCCATCGCCTAAGCTGGCGGATGGACGAAGGGGCGATCCTTCAGGAACTGGGCACTAGGATCAGGGCGCAGCGCAAGCGTATCGGCCTGACGCAGGAGGCCCTGGCCTTGGTGGCGAACGTGGACCGTTCCTATTACGGCGCTGTCGAGCGCGGAGAGCGCAACGTCACCTTCACTGTCCTTTGCCGCCTGTGCATCGCCCTTCGATGCGACGTAGCCGCACTGACCGAAGCACTTCCGCCCGGCGAGTGACGCGCGAGCCATGTCCTTTGCGTGGAGCAGGGATAGGCGACGCAAAGACCAGGCTCGGCATCGCGCCGGGACGTGATGCTTGAGCTGGTGGACAGGAACGTCGCTTAGGCGGCGTCTACGCGCATCGAGTTACGCAGGGCCAGCCCGCCGCTCGACCGCAGCTGACCCAAATAAGGTGGCGGTCGAATCCGCTCGTCCCTCTAACGCAACCAAGCCCCTGATTAGGATGTGTTACCGCGATCAATGTCCCATGATTTTCTCGGCGATCTCCCGAGTGATCACGTCGCCTGACTCTACGCCGTGACGCCGGATAGCTCGTTCAAAGACTCTCTTACACTGAATAAACATGCTCCTTGGTGTGAGAGAGGTCTGATCCTCCACGATTGCCTCCACGGCTTCGGTGGAGAAGGGATAGAAGGTGTCGACATGCGAGGAGCCCGCCGTGCGATAGTAATTCAGTTGTGATCGCAAAAACTCTACGGCCATGGCATCCGAGAGCATCGGGACCTCGATATAATCCCGCGTGAGGCGCTTCAGTAGAT from Allosphingosinicella indica includes the following:
- a CDS encoding helix-turn-helix domain-containing protein codes for the protein MDEGAILQELGTRIRAQRKRIGLTQEALALVANVDRSYYGAVERGERNVTFTVLCRLCIALRCDVAALTEALPPGE